The Vicia villosa cultivar HV-30 ecotype Madison, WI unplaced genomic scaffold, Vvil1.0 ctg.001122F_1_1, whole genome shotgun sequence genome includes a window with the following:
- the LOC131633386 gene encoding CDGSH iron-sulfur domain-containing protein NEET-like yields the protein MESVLSQAGVVFCQKPRFGETKNGFLGTNFNNTCSFGRRVRSMVVVKAEAGGVSSINPDVRKNEEKVVDSVVLNDLSKPVTPYCRCWRSGTFPLCDGSHVKHNKATGDNVGPLLLKK from the exons ATGGAATCTGTTCTAAGTCAAGCTGGTGTAGTGTTTTGCCAAAAGCCACGTTTTGGTGAGACAAAAAATGGATTCTTAGGCACCAATTTCAACAACACATGTTCCTTTGGTAGGAGAGTTAGGAGTATGGTGGTTGTGAAAGCGGAAGCAGGGGGTGTGAGTAGTATAAATCCAGATGTGAGGAAGAATGAAGAAAAGGTTGTTGATTCTGTTGTGCTTAATGATCTCTCTAAGCCTGTTACTCCTTATTGCAG ATGTTGGAGATCAGGAACTTTTCCTTTATGTGATGGAAGCCATGTAAAGCACAACAAAGCCACTGGAGATAATGTTGGGCCTcttcttttgaaaaaataa
- the LOC131633385 gene encoding embryo-specific protein ATS3A-like — MMKMALLLFLFASALTTLSVSESKFDVSLKPHALDSLDVGYIQMEGAQNCSYLVIITTSCSSPKFISDEISIAFGDSYGNQVYAAKLEDSLSTIFEQCASDSFQVDGPCAARICSLYLYRQGSSDDYGWKPESVKIYGYNSDPVTFVFNTSIPKDTWYGYNFCDNAPPPPAPSSSIQMYVQKWGLFVMVLGSVFSIWM, encoded by the exons atgatgaaaatggctcttcttttgtttctctttgccTCTGCACTTACTACCCTTTCAGTTTCTGAGTCCAAGTTTGATGTTTCTTTGAAACCACATGCTTTAGATTCCCTTGATGTTGGTTATATCCAG ATGGAAGGTGCTCAAAACTGTTCTTATTTGGTGATTATTACAACAAGCTGTTCTTCTCCAAAGTTTATTAGTGATGAGATCAGTATTGCTTTTGGAGATTCTTATGGAAACCAG GTATATGCAGCGAAACTAGAGGATTCACTTTCAACAATATTTGAGCAATGTGCATCGGATTCATTTCAAGTAGATGGTCCATGTGCAGCACGAATTTGTTCACTCTATCTATACAGACAAGGTTCATCAGATGACTATGGTTGGAAGCCAGAAAGTGTGAAAATCTATGGATACAATTCAGATCCTGTTACATTTGTTTTTAACacctccattcctaaagatacaTGGTATGGATATAACTTCTGTGATAAtgctcctcctcctcctgctCCATCTTCTTCCATTCAAATGTATGTTCAGAAATGGGGTTTGTTTGTAATGGTTTTAGGTTCTGTTTTTAGTATTTGGATGTAA